The Microbacterium trichothecenolyticum sequence CCGCGTCGCCGTCGAGGCGTTCGTCGGCGTCGTCATCCTCGCGCTCTCGGGGCTGCTGTCCACCGGCGCTCCGGCCACGGCGGAGTACCGTCCCGCGCGTTCCGCGGCGACGACCATCGGTCCGTACGACGTCGACATCCGTGTCGAGAACGCGCGCGTCGGCTCCGCCGTGATCGCGGTCACCGCCGTCGGAGCGGTCGACCAACGCGCACCCGCTACCGCCACAGCGCGACTCGACAACCCCCGAGCAGGCATCACCGCCGTCGCGGTCGACCTGCCCCACCGGGCGACCGCGACGGTGCCGCTCGACCAGCCCATGCCGGTGACCTTCCGCGGCGACCCCACGCTGCTGCCGGCAGAGGGAACATGGACCGTGACCGTCACCCTCGCGATCGACCAGTGGCACGAGTACACCGGCGCGGTCGCCATCGATGTGGAAGGGACGCCCTGAGGGGGACGTGACCACCCCGAACCGTGGTGACCGTCACGGAGGCGAGCTGGTGGGCATCGGTGACGGCGGGGAGCTGCGGGCGACGCCCCGGCCGATCACGGTGGTGATCGTATCGACCGGCTACCCCCGGTCTCTCAGCGGGGTGCGCCCCAGAATCGCGCCGTCTCGAGGACTGTTCAGAGCAGGGGCCACGAGGCGAGAGTTGAGGGGACAGCTCGGCGCAGGCGAATCGACGCTACCTTCTCGACACCGTGGTCATGCCCGGACGTTCAGTCCCACTCACGGGATCAGCGCCGGGGAGGTTGCGTTGGAGTGAACTCCAAGACCTACCCTTTCGGCATGAGCACGCAACCCGCCTTCACGGTGCTGGACGACTCGGACGCGAGCCTGGGGATCGCCGAGGTCGCACACCTCAGCGGACTCAGTCAGGACACGCTCCGCTGGTATGAGCGGGAGGGGCTCTTGCCCGCCGTGCATCGCGGGACAGACCGCAGGCGGCGTTACTCCCGCCGGGACGCCGCGCTGGTGGAGATGCTCGCGAAACTGCGCGACAGCGGGATGCCGACGGAAGAGATGCGCGAGTTCTCCCGGCTCGTCGCCGGTGGCGCCGCTACCCACGGGCAGCGTCTGGCGATCCTGGAACGTCATCGCGACCGCATCCACCGCCGCCAAGTCGAACTCGACCAACACCTCGCGTCACTCGACGAGAAAGTGAGTCACTACCGGTACCTCATCGGAGCCGGCCTCGACTGCGACGGCCAGCCCGTGCCGACACTCCCCGCAACCAGGTCATCCCCGACCCCTGCGGAAGGAGAGTCACGATGAAGATGGCCACTACTGTCTTCGGTGACGGCCTGCGTGTGAGCGGCACCAGCGCCCGCGATCCTGAACGAGCCCGGCCGGCCGGTACCCGCACCCGCGTTCGTCGAGTGGCTCATGGGTCTCTACGCAGGATGGGCCGCTGCCCCCGTCTTGGCCTGTCACACGGTCAACAGCTGACCG is a genomic window containing:
- a CDS encoding MerR family transcriptional regulator, with amino-acid sequence MSTQPAFTVLDDSDASLGIAEVAHLSGLSQDTLRWYEREGLLPAVHRGTDRRRRYSRRDAALVEMLAKLRDSGMPTEEMREFSRLVAGGAATHGQRLAILERHRDRIHRRQVELDQHLASLDEKVSHYRYLIGAGLDCDGQPVPTLPATRSSPTPAEGESR